The Nitrospira sp. genome window below encodes:
- a CDS encoding response regulator, translating into MNTPDRKRRRSRRHKVATLSAVPIAVELLDGLPFATLILDPALTVQGMNREGIRLLGAGSTSGLGLSFPTLWAKLTRSRETRLCAQLQHTLNTGLPISATHQQLLRSSTVSTPIEWTCVRTTLNDTRVLLITIRDLSHEVELEQDRDRLAAIAEDSPSPLVELDHHSSLLYANPAMIALLSRFGYGLDGFPNVAPHRLQDIVRQCLKTGRALHNEEILLPDASFSWTFCPLPQHGVVRGYATDMTNVRKTQEALKVSADQLLQSNHRLDKALEEAKESARVKTAFLATVSHELRTPMNGVIGMTSLLMETTLTPEQQSYAETIRQCGDALLQLINDVLECSKIEAGKLELECLDFNLRTTVEQVLAQFAERAETKGLELTGLVHAAVPTGLKGDPGRLRQVLTNLVANAVKFTDRGEVTLQAYLEEELPESTVIRFEVTDSGIGISPNTQAKLFRPFVQADSSTTRKFGGTGLGLSISKQLVELMGGMIGVRSTEGRGSTFWCTARLLKQADSPRAILPMGDLTGKRILIVDDNESNRLILHHLVSGWGMADDLAEDADSALRRISEATQRGTPYDLAILDFVMPGKDGLQLAREIQDHPGGAGIRLVVMTSLLQRGHAEEARRAGAMGYLPKPVRHDELRDCLRTVLGLAETQKPKEPRTLSTVPQLVTRHTVAENIQHPRVLVVEDNIINQKLAVRMVEKLGYQPDVVDNGQEALTALKKGDYTAILMDCQMPIMDGFETTKNIREGEACGYVSDSRFQVSGSNHEGSDRQPETYNPKLETRPHIPIIAVTANAMQGDRERCLAAGMDDYLSKPIKLDELRAALARWATLPPDRTISETDPPTPTGPTQGVFDPARMYQNIGSDNDLFAQLICLFLDRHQVMLAEIRTALADADSSAVERAAHTFKGTAGNLCASEVGLTASRLEAVGRLNALHDAPPVYAQLELEVARLVRVLESYRRGYQPIREAAA; encoded by the coding sequence ATGAACACACCTGACCGGAAACGAAGACGATCCCGTCGTCACAAGGTCGCCACTCTATCGGCTGTTCCCATTGCGGTGGAGCTTCTTGACGGGCTTCCGTTTGCCACCCTTATTCTCGATCCCGCTCTCACTGTTCAAGGGATGAATCGAGAAGGGATCAGATTACTCGGAGCTGGATCCACCTCCGGTCTGGGATTGTCGTTCCCAACGCTCTGGGCAAAGCTCACTCGGTCCCGTGAAACTCGCCTCTGCGCTCAATTGCAGCACACTTTGAACACAGGCCTTCCTATTTCCGCGACACATCAGCAGCTCCTGAGAAGCAGCACGGTGAGCACTCCTATAGAATGGACCTGCGTCCGCACCACACTCAATGACACGAGGGTCCTGCTCATCACCATTCGAGACCTGTCGCATGAGGTGGAGTTAGAACAAGACCGTGATCGCTTAGCGGCCATCGCCGAAGACAGCCCTTCACCCCTGGTCGAACTGGATCACCATTCCAGCCTCTTGTATGCAAATCCCGCGATGATCGCGCTCCTCTCTCGATTCGGCTACGGCCTTGATGGATTTCCAAACGTCGCACCACACCGCCTGCAAGACATCGTCAGACAATGTCTCAAGACCGGTCGCGCGCTCCATAACGAGGAAATCCTCCTTCCGGACGCGAGCTTTTCATGGACCTTCTGCCCGCTTCCTCAACATGGGGTGGTTCGTGGCTATGCTACGGATATGACGAACGTCCGCAAGACTCAAGAGGCGCTCAAAGTCTCTGCCGACCAACTGCTTCAGAGCAATCACCGTCTCGACAAGGCACTGGAGGAAGCAAAGGAGTCCGCACGGGTCAAGACGGCGTTCCTGGCAACGGTCAGCCACGAATTACGAACGCCGATGAACGGCGTGATCGGCATGACAAGTCTGCTCATGGAAACCACATTGACGCCGGAGCAGCAGTCTTACGCCGAAACCATACGCCAATGCGGCGACGCGTTGCTGCAGTTGATCAACGACGTCCTGGAATGCAGCAAAATTGAGGCCGGCAAGCTGGAGCTGGAGTGTCTCGACTTCAACCTGCGCACAACGGTCGAGCAGGTGCTCGCGCAGTTTGCTGAACGCGCTGAAACGAAAGGACTAGAGCTGACCGGGCTCGTCCACGCCGCGGTCCCGACCGGACTCAAAGGTGATCCCGGACGATTGCGTCAGGTCCTGACCAATCTCGTGGCGAATGCGGTGAAATTTACCGACAGAGGAGAAGTGACCCTACAGGCCTATCTCGAAGAAGAGCTCCCCGAGTCGACCGTCATTCGGTTTGAAGTCACCGACAGCGGTATCGGCATCAGCCCGAATACTCAAGCCAAACTCTTTCGTCCATTCGTACAGGCGGATAGTTCAACAACGAGAAAGTTCGGCGGCACCGGGCTTGGCCTTTCGATTTCGAAGCAACTTGTCGAACTGATGGGAGGGATGATCGGTGTGCGCAGCACGGAAGGGCGCGGAAGTACCTTCTGGTGTACGGCACGCCTACTCAAGCAAGCCGACTCCCCACGTGCGATTCTTCCGATGGGAGATCTTACCGGAAAGCGTATCCTGATCGTCGATGATAACGAATCGAACCGTCTCATTCTTCATCACTTGGTCTCCGGCTGGGGCATGGCGGACGACCTTGCAGAGGACGCCGATTCGGCCTTGCGTCGCATTTCAGAGGCCACGCAACGTGGTACACCCTACGATCTCGCCATCTTGGATTTCGTCATGCCAGGGAAGGATGGGCTCCAGCTTGCCCGAGAAATCCAGGACCATCCGGGAGGCGCCGGGATTCGCCTTGTCGTGATGACTTCGCTGCTCCAACGAGGCCACGCAGAAGAGGCCCGTCGGGCTGGCGCCATGGGTTACCTACCGAAACCCGTTCGTCATGATGAGTTACGAGACTGTTTACGAACCGTTCTCGGCCTCGCGGAAACCCAAAAGCCGAAAGAGCCTCGGACGCTCTCAACGGTCCCCCAACTCGTTACCAGACATACGGTCGCAGAAAACATCCAGCACCCACGCGTGCTCGTGGTAGAAGACAATATCATCAATCAGAAACTCGCCGTTCGCATGGTTGAGAAGCTAGGATATCAACCTGACGTCGTCGACAACGGACAGGAAGCGTTGACTGCGTTGAAGAAGGGTGACTACACCGCCATCTTGATGGATTGTCAGATGCCCATCATGGACGGCTTTGAAACGACGAAGAACATCCGAGAGGGTGAGGCGTGCGGATATGTTTCGGATTCCAGGTTTCAGGTTTCAGGTTCGAACCACGAGGGTTCAGATCGGCAACCTGAAACATACAACCCGAAACTTGAGACTCGCCCCCACATCCCCATCATCGCGGTGACCGCCAATGCCATGCAGGGAGATCGGGAGCGTTGTTTGGCCGCCGGGATGGACGATTATCTTTCAAAGCCGATCAAATTGGACGAACTTCGTGCGGCTCTGGCACGGTGGGCCACCTTACCGCCTGATCGGACTATTTCCGAGACGGACCCACCAACTCCGACGGGCCCGACACAAGGCGTCTTTGATCCCGCCAGGATGTACCAAAATATCGGTAGCGACAACGACTTGTTCGCTCAGCTCATCTGCCTGTTTCTCGATCGTCATCAGGTGATGCTGGCCGAAATTAGAACAGCACTGGCTGATGCCGATTCATCCGCAGTTGAACGAGCGGCGCATACCTTCAAAGGAACCGCCGGCAATTTATGTGCGTCTGAAGTCGGACTCACGGCCAGTCGTCTGGAAGCCGTCGGTCGGCTCAACGCGCTTCACGATGCGCCGCCCGTTTATGCACAACTCGAGCTCGAAGTCGCACGACTTGTCCGCGTGTTGGAATCCTACCGACGAGGCTATCAGCCTATCCGTGAGGCGGCTGCCTAA
- a CDS encoding DUF3391 domain-containing protein yields MATKRIAIEQLVPGMFVVDMDVPWYRTPFLFHKRMVNDVQTIALMKQHGIRMVTIDTSKGADLPSPTTPSSMNDQPPGPDALSPQESHVAQTAEPMPGGQPAVVIYAQAQEAVERIFDDLERGVPPTPEATKAIVSNVLEHVLNDRVAIATQVAIQKIKQFDRSLTGHALDTCVLSLIVAIESGLDQSDQELVGMGALLHDAGYVRLPRNLVRKRDECSGQDKTLLEQHCKLGVTLLSEHPGMHEDVLRIVREHHERADGTGFPSGLNNETISPLAQIVGIVDFYDSMVSRRGTRPAMIPHDAVRQLFLAGERSQFGKTLVETMIRSIGVYPVGSLLKLNTGEQAIVVGVNPQHRLKPLVKVTTDPQGGSYATPIEIDLAAPSSDHTVRTVLRVLDPINERVNVGIHLDASVPRAA; encoded by the coding sequence ATGGCGACCAAGCGTATTGCGATCGAGCAACTCGTTCCCGGCATGTTTGTCGTTGACATGGATGTTCCGTGGTATCGGACCCCATTCCTCTTCCATAAGCGAATGGTTAACGACGTACAGACCATTGCGCTCATGAAACAACATGGGATTCGGATGGTGACAATCGATACCAGCAAGGGCGCTGATCTTCCTTCACCAACGACTCCGTCCTCCATGAACGATCAACCACCAGGTCCCGATGCCCTTTCTCCGCAGGAATCACACGTGGCGCAGACCGCTGAGCCCATGCCCGGTGGTCAGCCCGCTGTGGTGATTTATGCACAGGCCCAAGAAGCGGTTGAGCGGATCTTTGATGACCTCGAGCGTGGAGTGCCTCCTACTCCTGAAGCCACAAAAGCCATCGTGTCGAACGTGTTGGAGCACGTTCTCAATGATCGGGTGGCCATCGCCACGCAGGTAGCCATCCAGAAAATCAAACAATTCGATCGGTCCTTAACAGGTCACGCATTGGATACCTGCGTCCTCTCTCTCATCGTCGCCATTGAAAGTGGCCTGGATCAATCAGACCAGGAATTGGTCGGAATGGGGGCGCTGCTCCACGACGCAGGCTATGTCCGTCTCCCGCGTAATCTGGTTCGTAAACGGGATGAATGTTCCGGCCAAGATAAGACCCTGCTTGAACAGCATTGCAAGCTTGGCGTGACCCTTCTTTCCGAACACCCTGGAATGCACGAAGATGTTCTTCGCATCGTGAGGGAACATCATGAACGCGCTGACGGAACCGGTTTCCCTAGCGGTCTCAACAACGAGACGATCTCCCCTCTTGCCCAGATTGTCGGCATCGTTGATTTTTACGACAGCATGGTGAGTCGACGGGGAACACGCCCTGCGATGATCCCGCATGATGCCGTTCGGCAACTCTTTCTCGCCGGTGAGCGGAGCCAGTTCGGGAAAACCTTAGTGGAGACCATGATTCGAAGCATCGGGGTGTACCCAGTTGGAAGCTTGCTCAAACTTAACACCGGCGAACAGGCGATTGTGGTCGGAGTCAATCCTCAGCATCGACTGAAGCCTCTGGTCAAAGTCACGACCGATCCGCAAGGCGGCTCCTATGCCACCCCGATTGAGATCGATCTCGCAGCACCGTCGTCCGACCATACCGTACGAACCGTCCTGCGTGTACTCGACCCCATCAATGAGCGCGTCAATGTCGGCATACATCTGGACGCGAGTGTGCCACGAGCCGCGTAA
- a CDS encoding flagellar brake protein gives MNEMIVSVPPAASFLSVGLPLKLSLTLDQQKIMYGSTLLGWKDHAWLICEWPLQLGHDQPISGGTSCTVSYLHEGKLVGYRSEIRDVLNAPVPLLFLAYPKTVEEMHMRKHVRVPSNEPILLMRTDQGHPSESALPTSDYCGGLLKDLSEGGCSVALVTRPGWLGPGSRVRLEFELPGLGHITNLTGIVKNSDRRYGSEMIGIEFCFNELEYIEYRGWGGSVRNAIEQCVFQKVSASFLNP, from the coding sequence ATGAATGAAATGATCGTGTCAGTTCCTCCCGCAGCCTCGTTTCTATCGGTCGGGCTGCCGCTGAAACTATCCCTGACGCTGGATCAGCAGAAGATCATGTACGGATCGACGCTGTTGGGCTGGAAGGACCATGCCTGGCTTATCTGTGAATGGCCGTTGCAGCTCGGCCACGACCAACCCATCAGTGGCGGCACATCGTGCACGGTCAGCTACCTGCACGAGGGTAAATTGGTCGGATATCGCAGCGAAATACGAGATGTCCTCAATGCACCGGTGCCGTTGCTCTTCCTGGCCTATCCGAAAACCGTTGAAGAAATGCACATGCGTAAGCATGTGCGGGTACCATCGAATGAGCCGATCTTACTCATGCGAACCGATCAAGGACATCCATCCGAATCCGCATTGCCGACCAGTGATTATTGTGGTGGTTTGCTGAAAGATCTCAGCGAGGGAGGGTGTAGTGTCGCGTTGGTCACGCGACCTGGCTGGCTCGGCCCCGGCAGTAGAGTCCGCTTGGAGTTCGAGCTGCCTGGATTGGGACACATTACGAACCTCACCGGAATCGTAAAGAACTCCGACCGGCGCTATGGCAGCGAGATGATCGGGATTGAATTTTGCTTCAACGAGCTGGAGTACATCGAATATCGAGGGTGGGGCGGTTCCGTCCGCAACGCCATTGAACAGTGCGTCTTCCAAAAAGTCAGCGCCTCATTCCTCAACCCGTAG